From one Bacteroides intestinalis DSM 17393 genomic stretch:
- a CDS encoding tetratricopeptide repeat-containing sensor histidine kinase, whose amino-acid sequence MRKIAIISAVTGFLLFSFAAGTHATSTDKERLTALQSLITKEVPYDANIPIDSIISWTDELAPTLKSPKTEEAYFTLVLWEVNAYIMRGDLSLAIDRARLMYEYAKDIKSNFGIALSNQAIGQAYSASNIQDKALSSYMDALRYLPENNPQTYRLLVKISTQLQQMNRLEEAMEYVEKLNPLLEQNPEHPLAIPILIENATYYISSGDQDTALQYLHQADSIYKNHTHEIAHEFSINYYTAACYRALAADYHDKEKADEALALYNQLLEVVSNNKRSLEYRWICAEKIYLYKLLGHFDEACQIYKELYSVTDTLASKSYIRQINALKATYQVDEIELENKAQQNKMVVVLIFIGLGLLTFISMLAIWLRRQKKVVVMSTETLEQLRHNAENATRAKSIFLSNMSHEIRTPLNALSGFSALLTEEGLDDSTRRQCTDIIQQNSELLLKLINDVIDLSSLEFGKMQFSIAEHDAVAICRNVTDTVGKVKQTQAELLFETSLEELYIETDDSRLQQVLINLLINATKFTPDGSITLKLEKQSEKMALFSVTDTGCGIPKEKQASIFQRFEKLDENAQGSGLGLSICQLIIEHIGGKIWIDPDYTGGSRFVFTHPIHQTRNNSKKED is encoded by the coding sequence CAGTAACAGGCTTTTTGCTCTTCTCTTTTGCAGCAGGAACACACGCCACCAGTACAGACAAAGAACGTCTGACTGCTTTGCAATCTCTCATAACCAAAGAGGTTCCTTATGATGCCAACATACCGATAGACAGCATTATATCATGGACCGATGAACTGGCTCCCACACTGAAATCTCCCAAAACAGAAGAAGCTTACTTCACTTTAGTTCTGTGGGAAGTGAATGCATATATCATGCGAGGAGACCTCAGTCTGGCAATAGACCGGGCACGATTAATGTACGAATATGCTAAAGATATAAAATCCAATTTCGGTATCGCTCTTTCCAACCAGGCTATTGGACAGGCTTATTCGGCCTCCAACATACAGGATAAAGCCTTGAGCTCTTATATGGATGCACTGCGTTACCTGCCCGAAAACAACCCGCAAACCTACCGGTTATTGGTGAAAATCTCCACGCAACTACAACAAATGAATCGCCTGGAAGAGGCCATGGAATATGTAGAGAAGCTGAATCCGCTTCTTGAACAGAATCCGGAACATCCGCTTGCCATCCCCATACTTATAGAAAATGCAACTTATTACATCTCATCGGGAGATCAGGATACTGCACTCCAGTATCTGCACCAGGCAGACTCGATTTACAAAAACCATACTCATGAAATAGCCCATGAGTTTTCCATCAACTATTACACTGCTGCCTGTTATCGCGCATTGGCTGCCGATTACCACGACAAAGAGAAGGCTGATGAAGCCTTGGCACTTTATAACCAGCTTCTGGAAGTGGTATCCAATAATAAACGCTCGCTGGAGTACCGCTGGATTTGTGCGGAAAAGATCTATTTATATAAACTGCTGGGGCACTTTGATGAAGCCTGCCAGATTTATAAGGAACTATACAGTGTTACTGATACCCTTGCATCAAAAAGCTATATCCGGCAGATTAATGCCCTGAAAGCTACTTATCAGGTTGATGAGATAGAACTGGAAAACAAGGCACAGCAGAACAAGATGGTTGTTGTTCTTATCTTCATCGGATTAGGATTACTGACTTTCATCTCTATGCTTGCCATCTGGCTTAGAAGACAGAAGAAAGTAGTAGTAATGTCTACGGAAACTCTGGAACAATTGCGTCATAATGCTGAAAATGCAACACGTGCCAAGAGTATATTCTTATCAAATATGAGTCACGAGATACGAACTCCTCTCAATGCTCTGTCCGGCTTTTCTGCATTACTGACGGAAGAGGGCTTAGATGACTCTACCCGGAGACAATGTACCGACATCATCCAACAGAACTCCGAACTTCTGCTGAAATTGATTAATGATGTGATCGACTTGTCGAGTCTGGAATTTGGGAAAATGCAATTCAGCATAGCCGAACATGATGCTGTGGCAATTTGCCGGAATGTAACCGACACCGTAGGTAAAGTAAAACAAACTCAAGCAGAATTATTGTTTGAAACATCACTGGAAGAATTATACATTGAAACAGATGACTCTCGTCTGCAGCAAGTGCTGATAAATCTGCTGATCAATGCAACCAAATTTACCCCTGACGGTAGTATCACGCTAAAATTGGAAAAGCAATCGGAAAAGATGGCTTTGTTCTCTGTAACAGATACCGGTTGCGGTATTCCGAAAGAAAAACAGGCAAGCATATTCCAGCGTTTTGAAAAACTGGATGAAAATGCGCAAGGAAGTGGACTTGGCTTATCTATCTGTCAGTTAATTATTGAGCATATCGGTGGCAAAATATGGATTGACCCGGATTATACAGGAGGCTCCCGTTTCGTTTTCACACATCCAATACACCAGACACGCAATAACTCAAAGAAGGAGGATTAA
- a CDS encoding sensor histidine kinase, whose protein sequence is MMKRWIILCLAFSSGLLSANAGSTVVKDSLLRIYVSAPHDSTRLDVLHDIARLDQQTPVFLYYENKLLQEATAQNNLRYQSLATYEHIIYFFNKLDLVRVTQWMGKMENLAEKHNYYNDYFKAKKLQIEMYTINQQIEFAIYEANIMYEKAKKLNDRNGMREACLCLMTSYIATLRYEEGIQALEEAFQLMSPQDSPMDKISLLSKAILVYSFLHENDKMFSSLEQMQTAINELITANPALQNAYSALYMGIETQYALYYIRTKDMEKAWEHLQKVDEYYTPNTFLPYQISRLQAYAEYHRSLNDYKKSLEYLDDAIRLVKQMSFPDVILYTAMKADILVDMGRANESLDIYKKVMRDKDSLYRNLSHTQMEQIQSLYDMDKLLLQREQWRAKIHIIFLAVIGTALLALITFVVNMYLSRKRLQRDAKEAARLNQVAEEANEVKSRFLANMSYNIRIPLNNVVGFSQLLSTDMGLDEKEKQEYSEIIQTNSTELIQLVNDVLDLSRLEAKMMKFQIQECEIREMCSDLVGMARINSDGHIHAQLETDVESQVLRMDANRFNQAVINMLLYPVPNDTDREVKMRLERDERNELLIFHIINSPLADPAFSSQQVSIRLKINQLLFEHFGGSFIISEEEGTPITFTISYKE, encoded by the coding sequence ATGATGAAGCGGTGGATCATACTATGTCTGGCTTTTAGTTCCGGCTTATTATCAGCCAATGCTGGAAGTACTGTTGTAAAAGACAGCCTGTTGCGCATTTATGTCTCTGCTCCACACGATTCTACCCGGTTGGACGTGCTGCATGATATTGCCCGGTTGGACCAGCAGACACCGGTATTCCTTTATTATGAAAACAAATTGTTGCAAGAAGCTACCGCGCAGAACAATCTGCGATATCAGAGTCTTGCCACCTACGAACATATCATCTACTTCTTCAACAAACTGGACTTGGTGCGCGTCACGCAATGGATGGGCAAAATGGAAAATCTGGCAGAGAAGCATAACTATTACAATGACTACTTCAAAGCCAAGAAGTTGCAGATAGAAATGTACACGATCAACCAGCAGATAGAATTTGCCATCTATGAAGCAAACATCATGTACGAGAAAGCTAAGAAGCTAAACGACCGAAATGGTATGCGGGAAGCATGTCTCTGTCTGATGACCAGTTACATAGCTACACTACGCTATGAAGAAGGAATACAAGCATTAGAGGAAGCTTTCCAACTGATGAGTCCGCAAGATAGTCCGATGGACAAGATCAGTTTACTGTCCAAAGCTATTCTGGTTTATTCGTTCCTGCACGAAAATGACAAGATGTTCTCTTCTCTGGAACAGATGCAAACAGCCATAAACGAACTGATAACTGCTAATCCTGCACTACAAAACGCATATTCCGCATTATACATGGGGATAGAAACCCAATATGCCCTTTACTATATCCGCACAAAGGATATGGAGAAAGCATGGGAACACTTGCAGAAAGTGGATGAGTATTATACTCCCAACACTTTCCTGCCTTATCAGATCTCCCGCTTGCAAGCCTATGCAGAATATCACCGTTCGCTAAATGATTACAAGAAATCCCTGGAATATCTGGATGATGCGATTCGCTTGGTAAAGCAAATGTCTTTCCCAGATGTTATCTTGTACACTGCCATGAAGGCAGATATATTGGTAGATATGGGACGGGCAAACGAATCTCTTGACATCTATAAAAAAGTGATGCGCGACAAGGACTCACTCTATAGAAATCTGTCGCACACACAAATGGAACAGATACAAAGTTTGTATGACATGGACAAACTTCTGCTGCAAAGAGAGCAATGGCGTGCTAAAATCCATATAATCTTTTTGGCTGTAATAGGAACAGCCCTACTGGCTCTTATTACTTTTGTAGTCAACATGTATCTCAGTCGGAAACGATTACAAAGAGATGCCAAAGAAGCCGCCCGGTTGAATCAGGTTGCAGAAGAAGCCAATGAGGTAAAAAGCCGCTTCCTTGCGAATATGAGTTATAACATCCGTATTCCGCTAAACAATGTCGTGGGATTTTCTCAACTGCTCTCTACGGATATGGGACTGGATGAAAAGGAAAAACAGGAGTATTCCGAAATTATCCAGACCAATTCTACCGAACTGATTCAGCTGGTAAACGATGTACTCGATCTCTCACGTCTGGAAGCCAAAATGATGAAGTTCCAGATACAGGAATGCGAGATACGGGAAATGTGCAGCGACCTGGTAGGAATGGCCCGGATAAATAGTGACGGACATATCCACGCCCAACTGGAAACGGATGTGGAAAGCCAGGTACTCAGAATGGATGCCAATCGCTTCAATCAGGCAGTGATAAATATGTTACTCTATCCTGTACCCAATGATACCGACCGCGAAGTAAAGATGAGACTGGAAAGGGATGAAAGAAATGAATTGCTGATCTTCCATATTATCAATAGTCCATTAGCGGATCCTGCATTTTCATCTCAGCAGGTCTCCATACGACTTAAGATTAATCAGTTGCTATTTGAGCACTTTGGTGGGAGTTTCATAATAAGCGAAGAAGAAGGTACCCCTATTACATTTACCATTTCCTATAAGGAATAG
- the porT gene encoding type IX secretion/gliding motility protein PorT/SprT, translating into MKRICLIILTLLLAFGASAQKRKVQNRPYIDQRKWHYGFLAGIHVQDYKLVNTGYVTEDGQTWFADVPEYSPGFTVGVLGELYLNTFLSLRFIPTLHFGDKKVVFREQASGEEYSQSMKSAYLSVPIDLKFAAERFNNYRPYVVAGIAPTYDFSVKKQGALLVKPFDCYVEVGLGCDFYLPYFKLIPELKFCFGLANLIKKERKDLTDRSLLKFTQSVDKITSRMIVLTFYFE; encoded by the coding sequence GTGAAGCGCATTTGTCTGATAATCCTTACTTTACTCCTTGCTTTCGGTGCTTCGGCACAGAAGCGGAAGGTGCAAAATCGCCCGTATATCGACCAGCGAAAGTGGCACTATGGCTTTTTAGCAGGCATTCATGTGCAAGACTATAAATTGGTGAATACGGGCTATGTGACGGAAGATGGTCAGACTTGGTTTGCAGATGTTCCTGAGTATTCTCCCGGATTTACGGTGGGGGTGTTGGGCGAACTGTATCTGAATACTTTCCTTTCTCTACGTTTTATCCCAACACTGCATTTTGGAGATAAGAAAGTCGTGTTCCGCGAACAAGCCAGTGGTGAGGAGTACTCCCAATCCATGAAGTCTGCCTACCTTTCGGTTCCGATAGATTTGAAGTTTGCTGCTGAGCGTTTCAATAACTACCGTCCCTATGTGGTGGCAGGTATTGCTCCTACTTACGACTTCAGTGTGAAGAAGCAGGGAGCTTTATTGGTAAAGCCTTTCGATTGTTATGTGGAAGTAGGGTTAGGATGCGATTTTTACTTACCCTATTTCAAGTTAATACCCGAGCTGAAATTTTGTTTCGGTCTGGCAAATCTGATTAAGAAAGAACGTAAGGACCTTACAGATCGATCGTTATTGAAGTTTACACAATCTGTTGATAAAATCACTTCACGTATGATAGTGCTCACTTTCTACTTTGAGTAG
- a CDS encoding DUF362 domain-containing protein, producing the protein MAYVINDSCVACGTCIDECPVGAISEGDIYSIDPETCTDCGTCADVCPSEAIHPAE; encoded by the coding sequence ATGGCTTACGTAATTAATGACAGTTGTGTTGCTTGTGGTACTTGTATTGACGAATGTCCGGTAGGAGCTATCTCTGAAGGTGATATCTACTCTATCGACCCTGAAACTTGCACAGATTGTGGTACCTGTGCTGATGTTTGTCCGTCTGAAGCAATTCACCCGGCAGAATAA
- a CDS encoding pyridoxal phosphate-dependent aminotransferase, translating to MNQLSDRLNSLSPSATLAMSQKSAELKAQGVDVINLSVGEPDFNTPDHIKEAAKKAIDDNFSRYSPVPGYPALRNAIVEKLKKENGLEYTAAQISCANGAKQSVCNAVLVLVNPGDEVIVPAPYWVSYPEMVKLAEGTPVIVTAGIEQDFKITPAQLEAAITPKTKALILCSPSNPTGSVYTQEELKGLADVLAKHPQVIVIADEIYEHINYIGKHQSIAQFPEMKDRTVIVNGVSKAYAMTGWRIGFIAGPEWLVKACNKLQGQYTSGPCSVSQKAAEAAYTGTQAPVEEMRKAFERRRDLIVKLAKEVPGFEVNVPQGAFYLFPKCDSFFGKSVGDRKIGDSDDLAMYLLEVAHVACVGGASFGAPECIRMSYATSDENIVEAIRRIKAALAELK from the coding sequence ATGAATCAATTATCAGATCGTTTGAACAGTTTGTCGCCGTCGGCGACGCTGGCTATGTCGCAAAAGAGCGCTGAGTTGAAAGCACAAGGCGTTGACGTAATTAACCTGAGTGTGGGGGAGCCTGACTTTAATACTCCTGATCACATCAAAGAGGCTGCGAAAAAAGCGATAGACGACAACTTCTCTCGCTATTCTCCTGTTCCGGGATACCCGGCTTTGCGCAATGCAATCGTGGAGAAACTGAAAAAGGAAAACGGTCTGGAATATACAGCCGCACAAATCTCATGTGCCAATGGTGCTAAGCAATCAGTCTGCAATGCAGTGCTGGTACTGGTGAACCCGGGTGATGAAGTTATTGTGCCCGCTCCATATTGGGTAAGTTATCCGGAAATGGTGAAACTGGCTGAAGGTACTCCGGTTATTGTTACTGCCGGTATCGAACAGGATTTCAAGATTACTCCCGCACAGTTGGAAGCTGCTATCACTCCGAAGACTAAGGCTCTGATTCTTTGTTCTCCTTCTAACCCGACCGGTTCAGTTTATACTCAGGAAGAGTTGAAAGGCTTGGCTGACGTACTGGCAAAACATCCTCAAGTAATCGTAATTGCTGATGAGATTTATGAGCATATCAACTATATCGGCAAGCACCAGAGTATTGCCCAATTCCCTGAAATGAAAGATCGTACGGTAATCGTAAACGGTGTTTCTAAGGCGTATGCTATGACAGGCTGGCGTATTGGTTTTATTGCCGGACCGGAATGGCTTGTAAAAGCCTGCAACAAGTTGCAAGGTCAATATACTTCAGGTCCTTGTTCTGTATCTCAGAAGGCTGCTGAAGCTGCTTACACTGGAACACAGGCTCCGGTAGAAGAAATGCGTAAAGCTTTTGAGCGTCGTCGTGATTTGATTGTGAAGTTGGCGAAGGAAGTTCCGGGATTCGAAGTGAATGTACCGCAGGGTGCTTTCTATCTGTTCCCGAAATGTGATTCTTTCTTTGGTAAGTCTGTTGGTGACCGTAAGATTGGCGACTCGGATGATTTGGCAATGTATCTGTTGGAGGTTGCCCACGTGGCATGTGTGGGTGGTGCTTCATTCGGTGCACCTGAGTGTATCCGCATGAGCTATGCAACCAGTGATGAGAATATTGTAGAAGCTATCCGTCGTATCAAGGCAGCATTGGCTGAACTGAAATAA
- a CDS encoding bifunctional 3,4-dihydroxy-2-butanone-4-phosphate synthase/GTP cyclohydrolase II: MEKVKLDTIEEAIEDFKAGNFVIVVDDEDRENEGDLIIAAEKITPEKVNFMLKHARGVLCAPITVSRCKELDLPHQVSDNTSVLGTPFTVTIDKLEGCTTGVSAADRAATIRALADPASTPATFGRPGHINPLYAQEKGVLRRAGHTEATIDMARMAGLYPAGALMEIMTEDGGMARLPELRKMADEFNLKLISIRDMIAYRLKQESIVEEGVEVDMPTEHGHFRLIPFRQKSNGLEHVALFRGTWDQDEPILVRVHSSCATGDIFGSKRCDCGEQLHKAMEMIDKAGKGVVVYLNQEGRGIGLMEKMKAYKLQEDGLDTVDANICLGHLADERDYGVGAQILRELGVHKMRLMTNNPVKRVGLEAYGLEIIEIVPIETTPNPYNERYLRTKKERMGHTLHFNK, encoded by the coding sequence ATGGAAAAAGTGAAATTAGATACAATAGAAGAGGCTATTGAAGACTTCAAAGCTGGTAATTTTGTGATTGTAGTGGATGATGAAGACCGTGAAAATGAGGGTGACTTGATTATCGCTGCGGAAAAGATAACCCCTGAAAAGGTGAACTTCATGCTGAAACATGCGCGAGGAGTACTTTGTGCACCGATTACTGTATCCCGTTGTAAAGAGCTGGATTTACCTCATCAGGTAAGTGACAACACTTCTGTACTGGGCACACCTTTCACGGTGACTATCGATAAACTGGAAGGCTGTACTACCGGAGTTTCTGCTGCTGACCGTGCGGCTACCATACGGGCATTGGCTGACCCGGCTTCTACACCTGCAACGTTCGGACGTCCGGGACATATCAATCCGTTGTATGCTCAGGAGAAAGGTGTTTTGCGTCGTGCCGGACATACGGAAGCTACGATTGACATGGCTCGTATGGCAGGTTTGTATCCTGCAGGTGCCCTCATGGAAATCATGACTGAGGACGGTGGCATGGCGCGTCTGCCTGAGTTGAGAAAGATGGCTGATGAATTTAATCTGAAGCTGATTTCTATTCGTGATATGATTGCCTATCGCCTGAAACAAGAATCCATTGTGGAAGAAGGCGTAGAAGTAGATATGCCCACTGAACATGGACATTTCCGTTTGATCCCGTTCCGTCAGAAATCCAATGGCTTGGAACATGTGGCTTTGTTTAGAGGTACATGGGATCAGGATGAACCGATTCTGGTGCGTGTACACTCGTCTTGTGCTACAGGAGATATCTTTGGCTCTAAGCGTTGTGATTGCGGTGAGCAACTGCACAAAGCTATGGAAATGATTGATAAAGCCGGTAAGGGAGTGGTTGTTTATCTGAACCAGGAAGGTCGTGGTATCGGTCTGATGGAAAAGATGAAAGCCTATAAATTGCAGGAAGACGGTCTGGATACGGTAGATGCCAATATTTGCCTGGGACATTTGGCTGATGAACGCGACTATGGTGTAGGTGCTCAGATTCTGCGTGAACTGGGAGTACACAAAATGAGACTGATGACGAATAATCCGGTGAAACGTGTCGGGTTGGAGGCTTACGGTCTGGAAATTATAGAGATTGTTCCTATCGAGACAACTCCGAATCCATACAATGAACGTTATCTGCGTACTAAGAAAGAACGCATGGGTCACACGTTACATTTTAATAAGTAA
- a CDS encoding LptF/LptG family permease — protein MLRIKKLDIFILKSFCTLFMGTFFICLFIFMMQFLWKYVDEMVGKGLEMSVLAQFFFYSALTLVPASLPLAILLAALITFGNFGERFELLAMKAAGISLLKIMRPLIVFIIFICGVSFYFQNVIGPKAQTKLWTLLISMKQKSPELDIPEGVFYDEIDGYNLYVKHKNRKTGMLYDVLIYNFEKGFENAQIIKSDSGRLEMTADKQHLYLHLYNGEQFENLKSQNMNQKNVPYRREAFREKHAIIEFNSDFNMVDAGIMSSQSNSKDMAMLQAGIDSMTVQNDSVGRAYFKEAMNGTYKITADLKKADTLKIEQAHLGEYNVDSLFNVATLSQKQKIISTAVSRAESAGSDWSFKSFNITQTDTSLRRHMTSWHEKLTLSVACLIFFFIGAPLGGIIRKGGLGMPVVVSVLIFIIYYIINNTGYKMARDGQWIVWMGMWTSTAILAPLGAFLTYKSNNDSVVLNADAYINWFKKIVGIRSVRHLFRKEVIIHDPDYTHLPADLQALSADCRAYAERKALKRAPNYFKLWMTDSNDEEIENINDRLEKLVDEMSNTKSVHLLNALNNYPIISVHAHLRPFRNYWLNMVCGLVVPVGLFFYFRIWAFRIRLNKDMERIIKTNEDVQKIIETNLK, from the coding sequence ATGCTGCGCATAAAAAAGTTAGATATATTTATATTAAAGAGCTTCTGTACGCTCTTTATGGGCACTTTTTTCATTTGCCTTTTCATCTTCATGATGCAGTTCCTATGGAAGTATGTAGATGAGATGGTGGGAAAAGGATTGGAAATGAGTGTCCTTGCACAATTTTTCTTTTATTCTGCCCTGACATTGGTGCCGGCGTCGTTGCCATTGGCTATCTTGTTGGCAGCACTTATCACTTTTGGTAATTTTGGAGAACGTTTTGAGCTACTTGCCATGAAAGCGGCAGGTATCTCGCTACTTAAGATTATGCGCCCATTGATTGTGTTTATCATTTTCATATGTGGCGTTTCTTTTTATTTCCAAAATGTAATAGGACCAAAGGCACAGACTAAGTTATGGACATTACTAATCTCCATGAAACAGAAGTCTCCGGAATTGGATATACCAGAGGGAGTGTTTTATGATGAGATAGATGGATATAACCTGTACGTGAAGCACAAGAACCGTAAGACGGGTATGCTTTATGATGTATTGATCTATAATTTTGAGAAAGGTTTCGAAAATGCCCAAATTATTAAATCCGATTCCGGTCGTCTGGAAATGACGGCGGATAAGCAGCACTTATATCTGCATCTTTATAATGGAGAGCAATTTGAGAACCTGAAGTCTCAGAATATGAATCAGAAGAATGTACCTTACCGTCGGGAAGCGTTCCGGGAGAAACATGCTATCATTGAGTTCAACTCCGATTTTAATATGGTGGATGCCGGTATCATGAGTAGCCAGTCCAACAGTAAGGATATGGCGATGTTGCAAGCGGGTATTGATTCTATGACAGTGCAGAATGACAGTGTAGGACGTGCTTATTTCAAGGAAGCCATGAATGGTACCTATAAGATCACGGCAGACCTGAAAAAAGCAGATACTTTGAAAATAGAGCAGGCGCATTTGGGAGAATACAATGTAGACAGTCTTTTCAATGTAGCCACCTTATCACAGAAACAGAAGATTATTTCTACTGCAGTGAGTCGTGCGGAAAGTGCGGGAAGCGATTGGAGTTTCAAGAGCTTTAACATCACGCAGACAGATACCAGCCTTCGACGCCACATGACGTCCTGGCACGAGAAGTTGACGCTTTCGGTGGCATGTCTTATATTCTTTTTTATCGGTGCCCCGTTGGGTGGAATTATCCGTAAGGGTGGTTTGGGAATGCCGGTTGTGGTGTCCGTGCTTATCTTTATTATCTATTATATTATTAATAATACAGGTTATAAAATGGCACGTGACGGTCAGTGGATTGTATGGATGGGTATGTGGACAAGTACGGCTATCCTGGCTCCATTGGGCGCGTTCCTTACTTATAAGTCTAATAATGACTCTGTGGTACTGAATGCCGATGCTTATATTAACTGGTTCAAGAAGATTGTAGGTATCCGTAGTGTACGTCATCTGTTCCGTAAGGAAGTAATTATACATGATCCTGATTATACCCATCTGCCAGCTGATTTGCAGGCATTGTCTGCTGATTGTCGTGCATACGCTGAGAGGAAAGCTTTGAAGCGTGCTCCTAATTATTTTAAATTATGGATGACAGATTCCAATGATGAGGAGATAGAAAACATAAATGATCGTCTGGAGAAATTGGTGGACGAAATGTCCAACACCAAATCTGTTCATTTGTTGAATGCGCTGAATAATTATCCTATTATTTCTGTTCATGCCCATTTGCGCCCTTTCCGTAATTATTGGCTGAATATGGTTTGCGGCTTGGTAGTACCTGTAGGATTATTTTTCTACTTCCGCATCTGGGCATTCCGTATCCGGTTGAATAAAGATATGGAGCGGATTATAAAAACCAATGAAGATGTTCAAAAGATAATAGAAACTAATCTGAAATAA
- a CDS encoding START-like domain-containing protein, with translation MERQKIHREYLLNATSKSILWSAISTPTGLEGWFADRVQSDDKVVTFFWGKTEHRDAEIIAVRAFSFIRFRWLDDEYEREYFELKMTNNELTNDFVLEVTDFTAADEANDLRELWDSQVETLRRTCGF, from the coding sequence ATGGAAAGACAGAAAATTCATCGGGAATACCTCTTGAATGCAACTTCTAAAAGTATTCTTTGGTCCGCGATAAGTACCCCCACCGGTTTGGAGGGCTGGTTTGCAGACAGGGTGCAGTCGGACGATAAAGTTGTCACTTTCTTCTGGGGAAAGACAGAACATCGTGATGCAGAGATTATAGCTGTGCGGGCTTTCTCTTTTATTCGTTTCCGTTGGTTGGATGATGAATATGAACGGGAATACTTTGAATTAAAGATGACAAACAACGAACTGACTAATGATTTCGTATTGGAAGTAACAGACTTCACTGCTGCGGATGAAGCGAACGATTTACGCGAATTATGGGACTCTCAGGTAGAGACTCTACGGAGAACGTGCGGTTTTTAG
- a CDS encoding helix-turn-helix transcriptional regulator produces the protein MDAYKDNWSACLLYRNKQLTRQLEDYQKVTALVGCSSSLMVAMGQLLCLHQKPAYGIVRDEAEWHSLFIVIDLLYGGCLLETLASFCLSAQELRLCYLIRARLTNKTIALLFNITPRSVLKSKQRIKSKLSLSGSDSFDRYIQQC, from the coding sequence ATGGATGCTTATAAGGATAATTGGAGTGCCTGCTTATTATATCGTAATAAACAATTGACAAGGCAACTGGAAGACTATCAAAAAGTTACGGCATTAGTTGGATGCTCTTCTTCTCTTATGGTTGCAATGGGGCAGTTATTGTGTCTGCATCAAAAACCGGCTTATGGAATTGTCAGGGATGAGGCGGAGTGGCATAGTTTGTTTATTGTCATTGATTTGCTTTATGGAGGGTGTTTGTTAGAAACTTTGGCATCATTCTGCTTGAGTGCTCAAGAACTGAGATTGTGCTATCTGATACGTGCCCGATTGACTAATAAGACTATTGCCCTCCTTTTTAATATTACGCCCAGGTCTGTGTTGAAGTCAAAACAGCGCATCAAGTCAAAACTATCTTTATCAGGTTCAGATAGCTTTGACAGATATATACAACAATGCTAA